One stretch of Arachis duranensis cultivar V14167 chromosome 1, aradu.V14167.gnm2.J7QH, whole genome shotgun sequence DNA includes these proteins:
- the LOC107489715 gene encoding uridine/cytidine kinase UKL1, chloroplastic-like, translating into MEIIEGVSGAHFSGWRPSSTVPSAPTSPSAPSQPFVIGVSGGTASGKTTVCELIIQQLQDHRVVLVCQDSFYRGLTNDELKHVHEYNFDHPDAFDTEQLVETLSKLKSGQSVQVPVYDFKLHQRSSDVYRLVNASEVIIMEGILVFHEQRVRDMMNMKIFVDADPDVRLARRIRRDTVERGRDVHSVLEQYAKFVKPAFEDFILPSKKYADIIIPRGGDNGVAIDLIVQHIRTKLGQHNLCKIYPNLNLIFSTFQTRGMHTIIRDKDVSKHDFVFYSDRLIRLVVEHGLGYLPFKERHIITPTGATYTGVEFCRQLCGVSVIRSGESMENALRACCKGIKIGKILIHRQGEETQLIYEKLPKDISERHVLLMDPVLSTGNTASQAIELLIKKGVPESNIIFLNLISAPEGINCVCTRFPHLKIITSEIEEGLNDECHVIPGLGEFGDRYFGTDD; encoded by the exons ATGGAGATTATCGAAGGTGTCTCCGGCGCCCACTTCTCCGGTTGGCGGCCATCATCGACGGTGCCTTCTGCTCCTACTTCTCCCAGCGCTCCATCTCAACCCTTCGTTATCG GGGTCTCTGGAGGCACTGCATCGGGGAAGACCACAGTGTGTGAATTAATCATTCAACAACTTCAAGATCACAGAGTTGTTCTTGTTTGTCAG GACTCATTCTACCGTGGACTAACAAATGATGAGCTGAAACACGTTCATGAGTATAATTTTGATCATCCTG ATGCATTTGATACAGAGCAACTTGTAGAAACCCTGAGCAAGCTCAAATCTGGGCAATCAGTTCAGGTTCCAGTATATGATTTCAAGCTCCATCAGAGATCTTCTGATGTTTACCGATTG GTGAATGCTTCTGAAGTAATCATTATGGAGGGTATATTGGTTTTTCATGAGCAAAGAGTCCGAGACATGATGAATatgaaaatatttgttgatgcTG ATCCTGATGTAAGGCTTGCCCGAAGAATAAGACGTGACACGGTTGAAAGGGGTAGAGATGTACACTCTGTACTGGAACAG TATGCAAAATTTGTTAAGCCTGCATTTGAAGATTTTATTCTTCCATCCAAGAAGTATGCTGACATTATCATACCTCGTGGGGGAGACAATGGAGTAGCGATCGACTTGATAGTTCAACATATTCGCACCAAGCTTGGCCAACATAACCTCTGCAAGATATAtccaaatttgaatttgatattCTCTACTTTTCAG ACTAGAGGCATGCATACTATTATTCGTGACAAGGATGTCTCAAAGcatgattttgttttttattctgatCGGCTAATTCGTTTG GTAGTGGAACACGGTCTTGGTTACTTGCCATTTAAAGAGAGACATATTATCACCCCTACAG GAGCAACTTATACCGGAGTTGAGTTTTGTAGGCAATTGTGTGGGGTATCCGTCATACGAAG TGGTGAAAGCATGGAAAATGCTTTGCGTGCATGCTGTAAAGGTATAAAAATAGGAAAGATACTCATCCACCGTCAAGGTGAGGAAACCCAG CTTATCTATGAGAAGCTTCCAAAAGATATTTCAGAGAGACATGTTCTTCTGATGGATCCTGTACTTAGTACGG GTAACACCGCCAGCCAGGCAATTGAGCTTCTTATAAAGAAAGGGGTTCCAGAGTCCAATATAATATTCCTCAACCTCATCTCT GCTCCTGAGGGAATAAATTGTGTATGCACACGTTTTCCGCACCTCAAGATTATCACTTCGGAGATTGAAGAGGGACTAAATGACGAGTGCCATGTGATACCAGGTTTAGGAGAATTTGGTGACCGCTATTTTGGTACAGACGATTAG